A stretch of DNA from Synechococcus sp. MU1617:
AGTATTTCGTAGGCTTTTCTGGCGTGCTCTCTATTTAGTGGGTTGATCTTGATGTCGCTGGCAAGGCTTTTCAAGTTTTGTAGCGCTTCGATGTTGCTTTCATCGAGCTCGATGGCCTTGACGGTAGCTGTTAGCGCTTCATCTGTTTTTCCAAGGTCTCGATAAATGCTGCCCAGATTCATCTGGACAGTTGACGATCGATCGTCAAGATCGAGTGACTTTAATGTGAATTGAAGTGCTTGATCAAGCTTTCCGATGTCCCGATATAGATTCCCAATATTGCTGTAGATCTGCGGGTCGTTCGGCTCGAACTCTATGGCCTGTTCGTAGTTTTCAAGGGCTTCTTGGATTCTGCCACTGTTCTTGCATATGATCCCGAGATTGCAAAAGACTGCGGGATCAGACGTTCCCGCATTGATCATTTTTTTGTAAAGCGACTCGGCTTCCCTGAGTCGACCTGTCTGGTGTGAATAAATGGCTTGGTTGAACCATTTTTGAAAGTTCAGTTGCGGCTTTTTTGTTGATTTACTTGCTTTTCCATTTGCTGCTTCTCCAAATCCAGCCACTTCATTTCTCTTTGCTTGTTTGAGTTTAGAGCTGAGCCAGTGGTCTTCATCTCCTCTCCACCCCATCCCCGCATCGAGTCTTTTGACGATCCAGTCTCCCGAGCCAGGGGACAAGCCATCTGCGCGGACATCTCGTGGGATGTCCAAGAGGGGGATTTGGACTTATCCCTGAATCGATACAGTCCATTGGTGGAGGGTCGAGACAAGTACTTGCTCGATGCGCTCAGGAGACTGGCAGAGAAGAAGAGGCGTGGATTTAGGTAGATGCAATTACTAAGTGTGCGACTTACGATGCAATAGTAAATTTGTATTTTTAAATGGCATGTACTTATTGTTGTTTTTCCTCGCCCTAGCACTATTTATCTTGCGGTGAATCCAAGTATGGGCGCGATTCTTGTTTCGAGGTGTGAGTAGTAAGTTAAGTCTCCAAAGGACTTTTCAAGCAGGGTTTTTAATTCGCTTGTGTAGCCTTTGGCTCTTGTTATTATGTGTTTTGGTTTTAATTCGATTATGTGCTCAAGAAGTTTGAATCCGCTTCCCCTCGATTTTCTCTCTAGGTGTTGGTGAACTGCCAGATAAAAGATTGTGTCGAATTCTCCATCTAATGAATCTAAGTTCTCTTCTTGTGATAGATCAGATTCTATAATCCGAGTCTTGTTTTTCGGCAACATATGACTTAGTACTTCAATGTTTTTTTTATCTAACTCAATGCACGTTATGTGAAGGCATCCTGCTTGAAGTGCTTGTATTCCAAGGTGACCTGTATTTGCTCCGATGTCAAGTATCCTCTTGTTGGCGCAAAAGTATTTCAGGGCTTGTAGGTCTTGAAGTCTTTCATGGCTTGACAGAAGCATGTCTTTCATTTGCTTAGTTGTAGCAATTATCATTGCCTCATTGTATATCATGAAACTATTTGATTCTACTCAAACATCTGCGCCTTCATGATTCGATCGTAAAAGCCATATTGCTTGAGTGCCTGAGTGATTTCATTTTCAATTCCCTGCTCTTGCTCTTTGGTGAATGGGAGTTTATTTTCTCTAGGGAAGTCGCGGAACGCATATTTGTCTTCTCCCTGTAGTCCCATCAAAGAGAAGATATCGTCAGATGCAAGCAGCTCCTGAAAGCCGAATGCTTTGACAAACGCATGCTGCTGAATTTGTTTGATGAATTCTTTGTGCATAGCCGGTGTCAATGCTGATGTGCCGGGGCAATGGCTTTCGAGAGTAATTTGTTTTTGGGTAAATTCAGTAGGGGACAAATCTCTTTCTCCTTGCATTGCCTGCCTTTGAAGAAATGTTCGTAAATATTTGGAT
This window harbors:
- a CDS encoding bifunctional 2-polyprenyl-6-hydroxyphenol methylase/3-demethylubiquinol 3-O-methyltransferase UbiG, which codes for MKDMLLSSHERLQDLQALKYFCANKRILDIGANTGHLGIQALQAGCLHITCIELDKKNIEVLSHMLPKNKTRIIESDLSQEENLDSLDGEFDTIFYLAVHQHLERKSRGSGFKLLEHIIELKPKHIITRAKGYTSELKTLLEKSFGDLTYYSHLETRIAPILGFTAR